CATGTCATTAGATTTGCAATCAAGATCACCAATGCTATACCTGCGCACGGATAACCGCACTTCTCCTGTCTTGTTCGGCTTTCTCCACAATGAACTTAGCCCGTTCAGCTTCCTGAGCAGCAACTTGTTTTGCCTCGATAGCTGCGGTGAACTCTTTGCCGAATGTCAGAGTCGTGATGGAGACATCATCAAGAGCAATGTCAAAGTTAGAAGCCCGCTCTGTCAGAATCTTGCGTATCTCTCTGCTCACAGCCTAGAGGAGAGAGTAAACAGAGTCCACcattagaaacaaaagagcAGAAAAGTTGTAGAAAAAGAATGTTGAGATACGTACTTCTCTCTGGGTAATGAGCTGGCTTGCATTGTACTGAGCTACCACTGCTTTTAGGGTTTCATGGATGATGGAAGGAAGAACCCTTTCGCTGTAGTTCTCGCCAAGGGTTCGGTAAATCTGAGGCAAACGGTCACCCATGGGACGTGTGAGAACCCTTAATCCAATTTTCACCTGTGCAACACCCaagaaaaatatcagaaaCACAGCAACTcctttaagaaagaaaatggagacTAAGTTCTTTCTTGCTCTACCTAAGTCTACTGAAAGCAAGTGTAACTTGTCTCTTGTTTTTCCACTTATCCATACACTCACACAGTTCATATAAGGATCAACATTGATCGTGTAATATCCTAAAAGAGTAAGTGATATTTAATCTACAGCTCCATAACCTCAAACCACAcccaaaattttctaaaacatgCTCTTAATGCTGCATTGAAGGGTCTTAACATAACGTCAAAAGAAGGAATATCTAGTATGATCTATATAGCACCACATTCAGTAAcatcatttaaaattaaatccCTGGGCTAAATATTGTACAAACACACACAGAAAAGaagccaaaagaagaagaaaccaaaacgCACCATCTGAAGATCATGACTACCAGTGGTGCTCTCTACAAGGTAAGGTCGTGCACGAACGTCATAGATGATTGGCCTTTCAAACCATGGCACCATAAAATGTGTGCCTTCTGGGTAcacctgaaaacacaaatCCAAGTAAAAGTAACGCTTTCTTAGAATTCAAAGCCTCAGATATAAAAGTACATCTTGTTAGTTTGAGAAATACAAACCTTTTCCTTGATACCAGTTAATCGGTTGAACATGACAGCACGGTGTCCTCCATCGACATTGTAGAGACTATTAGTAAGGGCATAGACACCGAGCCCACCAATAACGCTGACCTTAAGAAGGGCAGAGAGAGCAGGAGCTCCAGGAATGTTGGGAACTTTGTTGAAACTCATTTCCTGATAGCAAAACAGAATTCAAACCGCAATGAGATACCCAGGAGAAACAGTTCACAGCTAAGAACTTTATATGTAGCAAACTAAAACGCCGCAGGGATAAATTCGTTTGTCAGCAGATTAAAAACATCATTATACGAAGATCCAAAGGACTTAACACCGCATAAGAAATCACACACATAGAACAATCAATGCACAAGCCTCCAtttcagaagaaacaaaaaatccaaGAGAGCAAACAAAGAAGTAGTGTTACTAAGAGAATCAATTGACATGGCAAAAACTGGAGAGAAAAACGAATTCGAAAAGATCGCATAGAAAAGCGTCAGAAATTGAAAGCATCGGTAGCAGATCCCAAGGCTAAAATCGATCAAGCCTTTGAACATTATCAACTAGATACAGTACCCATAGATCGTCGAATATA
This sequence is a window from Arabidopsis thaliana chromosome 1 sequence. Protein-coding genes within it:
- the PHB2 gene encoding prohibitin 2 (prohibitin 2 (PHB2); INVOLVED IN: biological_process unknown; LOCATED IN: in 8 components; EXPRESSED IN: 30 plant structures; EXPRESSED DURING: 14 growth stages; CONTAINS InterPro DOMAIN/s: Prohibitin (InterPro:IPR000163), Band 7 protein (InterPro:IPR001107); BEST Arabidopsis thaliana protein match is: prohibitin 7 (TAIR:AT5G44140.1); Has 3974 Blast hits to 3972 proteins in 1182 species: Archae - 185; Bacteria - 2042; Metazoa - 484; Fungi - 300; Plants - 234; Viruses - 15; Other Eukaryotes - 714 (source: NCBI BLink).); this encodes MSFNKVPNIPGAPALSALLKVSVIGGLGVYALTNSLYNVDGGHRAVMFNRLTGIKEKVYPEGTHFMVPWFERPIIYDVRARPYLVESTTGSHDLQMVKIGLRVLTRPMGDRLPQIYRTLGENYSERVLPSIIHETLKAVVAQYNASQLITQREAVSREIRKILTERASNFDIALDDVSITTLTFGKEFTAAIEAKQVAAQEAERAKFIVEKAEQDRRSAVIRAQGEAKSAQLIGQAIANNQAFITLRKIEAAREIAQTIAQSANKVYLSSNDLLLNLQEMNLEPKK
- the PHB2 gene encoding prohibitin 2 (prohibitin 2 (PHB2); INVOLVED IN: biological_process unknown; LOCATED IN: in 7 components; EXPRESSED IN: 30 plant structures; EXPRESSED DURING: 14 growth stages; CONTAINS InterPro DOMAIN/s: Prohibitin (InterPro:IPR000163), Band 7 protein (InterPro:IPR001107); BEST Arabidopsis thaliana protein match is: prohibitin 1 (TAIR:AT4G28510.1); Has 35333 Blast hits to 34131 proteins in 2444 species: Archae - 798; Bacteria - 22429; Metazoa - 974; Fungi - 991; Plants - 531; Viruses - 0; Other Eukaryotes - 9610 (source: NCBI BLink).) codes for the protein MVPWFERPIIYDVRARPYLVESTTGSHDLQMVKIGLRVLTRPMGDRLPQIYRTLGENYSERVLPSIIHETLKAVVAQYNASQLITQREAVSREIRKILTERASNFDIALDDVSITTLTFGKEFTAAIEAKQVAAQEAERAKFIVEKAEQDRRSAVIRAQGEAKSAQLIGQAIANNQAFITLRKIEAAREIAQTIAQSANKVYLSSNDLLLNLQEMNLEPKK